One window of the Gammaproteobacteria bacterium genome contains the following:
- a CDS encoding transposase — protein sequence MDASAARRYVGWRCRLYPSPTQDAALLSCRNGLRELANALLAASQLRYWETGRRLPLSEMRAFAREWQRKPEHRGSPASAIYRVASDLDQAFRNWFSKPGRRGQGGFPQIKRFGREPGIYLSNQGIRFEHNRVRLPKFGWVRWKGGKLPGKRLSGPRGRKTRGLLSGRAWLDAGNRWMLSCLFECAPLTRVEPRTDKAAVRQKGNEITVSADGGSVHVVRESRTLRNARRRLARLERRLERCEFGSEGRKRALALVRNQARKVRNRRGDLQHKTTTGVVLDAREIEVEGASSELLRQLEYKAEWHGRQLKVRRGPPKPGIGKPRRARRPGSRSMKRESRTRRPKAL from the coding sequence GTGGACGCATCGGCTGCCCGGCGCTACGTCGGCTGGCGCTGCAGGCTCTACCCGAGCCCCACCCAGGATGCGGCTCTGCTCAGTTGCAGGAACGGTCTGCGCGAACTCGCGAACGCCCTGCTCGCAGCCTCCCAGCTCAGGTACTGGGAGACCGGACGGCGCCTGCCGTTGAGCGAGATGCGCGCTTTCGCGCGCGAGTGGCAGCGGAAACCGGAACACCGGGGATCCCCCGCCAGCGCGATCTACCGCGTCGCCAGCGATCTCGACCAGGCCTTTCGCAACTGGTTCAGCAAACCCGGCAGACGCGGGCAGGGCGGCTTCCCCCAGATCAAGAGGTTTGGCCGGGAGCCCGGCATCTACCTGAGCAACCAGGGCATTCGTTTCGAGCACAACCGGGTGCGGTTGCCCAAGTTCGGCTGGGTGCGCTGGAAGGGCGGGAAACTGCCCGGGAAGAGGCTCTCCGGGCCACGCGGACGCAAGACGCGTGGTCTGCTCTCCGGGCGGGCGTGGCTGGATGCGGGGAACCGCTGGATGCTCTCGTGCCTGTTCGAGTGCGCGCCGCTCACTCGGGTGGAACCGAGGACGGACAAGGCGGCGGTGCGCCAGAAGGGCAACGAGATCACGGTGTCGGCCGACGGCGGCTCCGTCCACGTGGTCCGCGAGAGCAGGACGCTCAGGAACGCGCGACGCCGCCTGGCGAGGCTCGAGCGGCGACTGGAGCGATGCGAGTTCGGGTCCGAAGGCCGCAAGCGCGCCCTTGCTCTCGTGCGCAACCAGGCGCGCAAGGTGAGGAATCGCCGGGGCGATCTGCAGCACAAGACCACCACCGGGGTCGTGCTCGACGCCCGCGAGATTGAAGTGGAGGGCGCGAGCAGCGAACTGCTGCGCCAGCTCGAATACAAGGCGGAGTGGCACGGCCGCCAACTGAAGGTACGGCGAGGCCCGCCGAAACCGGGGATCGGCAAACCCCGACGCGCGCGGAGACCGGGAAGCCGGTCAATGAAACGCGAATCGCGGACGCGAAGGCCGAAAGCTCTGTAG
- a CDS encoding fibronectin type III domain-containing protein yields MNGFTIEDIQITCPHSTTTCVTVATLVDVGTNSRSFSARLEMPEDYDGLVTVHIPADRVHNNSNPPEGNLPSTTIVEPVDTKAPGRVPTATRINGDRVFIVFDEDLDRRFVPAVKDFAVGFTRRGAFDRKTVVEVEMSTREVVLYLDSPVEAGDVVEVIYFDTGPNAIRDLVGNRASGFQLPGCPPSRFDECVRNVTGSTPTGLPGAPRNLTAVADGADAIDLDWDPPSSEGGARITGYLIEWSEDGRDPWSTLVRSRDTATVYRDEDVSAGETRHYRVSAVNFNGEGSPSNVASATTEHVLPDAPGRLTARARGTSEIVLNWSVPTSSGSSRITGYWIQVCSSTSATGCLPASPSGTGGWITLVADTESRATSYTHRDLRPGITRHYRVAARNRAGWSEWSNIAQATIEPVVPGAPTELTVTPSPLAGSTQLDLTWLAPFDDGGSAITGYLIEWSATRVGPWLPLVTDTESLVRSYTDRGLGPNITRFYRVSAINSKGPGRPSNVAQGTTNAGPPGPPQNVRARSTGPHSILLAWDRPESDRGARVTGYAIQRIGPDDNDWITHRANTGTTATTFTDKGLEPVTRYQYRVAAINRVGPGEFAPLPSELPASAITHADLAGAPTGLTARAVGTARIDLSWNAPRYTGGVSIIGYRIETSDDGGATWNLLRRNTNSTATTFSDVNLRPATTRHYRVAAVNLAGPGSWSNTARATTDATLPSVPRRLSAEAVGTSQITLSWQAPSDDGGARITGYRIEVSADGGRSWEDLVGNTRTTATVYTHSGLEPASTRHYRVSAVNRIGVGDASRVAGSTTDATVPDAPTGLAANDVTPTQIDLFWIAPAYNGGARITGYRIEVSEDAAVWADLVTNTESTVTAFSHTGLLPGSTRHYRVSAINRAGTGAASANASAATDDPVQRAGRLNTRVLPHVAAAMTSSTVSAIAGRVDAVARGMGMERRVETNGLSSMAASLSAPGGGGIGLAQGDQAGLAALFGGTSFTMPFRASDAQPQSATGTQLASWGAGEYHYLGEPGASGVDWKGNMVSAHVGVDLRVGPDILAGVAGSYSSGSFDFTDRTGARPVTGTYGTTMASVHPYVAWFSDAPGTSVWGSAGFGRGDVEVDDVREGLRTSPASMLTGAGGTSYQLLTRGSGGVRLKAEGWAGQVMVDGTEQIEEVTLSMQRGKLALELTQAFRASEGQEMAFVLEGGMRYDNGDGVNGASAEVGGGLRYTNSGFGLTAEGRGRFVISARDGYEEWGLGGTLMFDPAARGEGLSIRVAPSYGDQTSGVNQLWERGVYDAVGGHDLGMSPNVDGEVAYGLADFHGTPYGGFHLAESGMRAFSSGVRYDLGADVGLRLEGTRRESGLGGAQHTVGVRGRIRFR; encoded by the coding sequence GTGAACGGCTTCACGATCGAGGACATCCAAATCACATGCCCGCACTCGACTACGACGTGCGTCACGGTGGCTACCCTGGTCGACGTGGGCACGAATTCCCGGTCCTTTTCCGCCAGACTGGAGATGCCGGAAGACTATGACGGCCTTGTGACCGTCCACATCCCTGCCGACAGGGTACACAACAACTCGAACCCGCCGGAGGGGAATCTCCCGTCGACTACGATCGTCGAGCCCGTGGACACGAAGGCCCCTGGTAGGGTCCCCACTGCTACGAGGATCAACGGCGACCGAGTCTTCATCGTCTTCGACGAAGACCTTGACAGGCGCTTCGTTCCGGCAGTCAAGGACTTCGCGGTTGGCTTCACCAGGAGAGGTGCGTTCGACCGCAAAACCGTAGTCGAGGTCGAGATGTCCACGCGCGAAGTGGTCCTGTACCTGGACAGCCCGGTCGAGGCGGGCGACGTGGTTGAGGTGATCTATTTCGACACCGGCCCGAACGCGATCCGGGACCTGGTCGGCAATCGAGCATCGGGCTTCCAATTGCCGGGGTGTCCTCCATCGAGATTCGATGAATGCGTGAGAAACGTCACCGGAAGCACGCCCACCGGGCTTCCCGGCGCGCCCCGCAACCTCACGGCGGTGGCCGACGGCGCCGACGCGATCGACCTGGACTGGGATCCGCCGAGCTCGGAGGGCGGCGCCAGGATCACGGGGTACCTCATCGAGTGGTCGGAGGACGGCCGCGACCCCTGGTCGACTCTGGTGCGCAGTCGGGACACGGCAACCGTCTACCGCGATGAAGACGTCTCGGCGGGCGAGACGCGCCACTACAGGGTGTCGGCGGTCAACTTCAACGGGGAGGGATCCCCCTCCAACGTCGCCAGCGCCACCACGGAGCATGTCCTGCCGGACGCTCCCGGGCGATTGACGGCGCGGGCCCGCGGGACGTCCGAAATCGTGCTGAACTGGAGCGTCCCCACCTCCAGTGGCTCGTCCCGGATCACCGGCTACTGGATCCAGGTGTGCTCGAGCACCAGCGCGACAGGTTGCCTACCGGCGTCTCCCTCGGGCACCGGCGGGTGGATCACACTCGTGGCCGACACCGAATCACGGGCCACCTCATACACCCACCGCGACCTCAGGCCCGGCATAACCCGTCACTACCGCGTCGCGGCCAGAAATCGGGCGGGTTGGAGCGAGTGGTCGAACATCGCTCAGGCGACCATCGAACCGGTCGTTCCGGGCGCACCCACGGAGCTCACGGTGACCCCTTCGCCCCTGGCAGGAAGCACCCAGCTCGACCTCACCTGGTTGGCTCCGTTCGACGACGGCGGAAGCGCGATCACCGGCTATCTGATCGAGTGGTCCGCCACCCGCGTCGGCCCGTGGCTCCCGCTCGTAACCGACACCGAATCACTGGTCAGGTCATACACCGACAGAGGTCTTGGCCCAAACATCACCCGGTTCTATCGCGTATCCGCGATCAACAGCAAGGGGCCGGGCCGTCCCTCCAACGTGGCCCAGGGCACCACCAATGCAGGGCCGCCCGGTCCCCCGCAGAACGTGCGCGCGCGCAGCACCGGGCCGCACAGCATTCTCCTCGCCTGGGACCGGCCCGAAAGCGACCGGGGAGCGCGCGTCACCGGCTATGCCATCCAGAGGATCGGACCCGACGACAACGACTGGATCACCCACCGTGCCAACACGGGGACGACGGCGACCACATTCACGGACAAGGGACTGGAGCCGGTGACCCGGTACCAGTACCGGGTGGCGGCCATCAACCGCGTGGGCCCGGGGGAGTTCGCGCCGCTGCCCTCGGAGCTTCCGGCATCGGCCATTACGCACGCCGACCTTGCCGGGGCCCCGACCGGGCTGACGGCACGGGCGGTGGGCACGGCCCGCATCGACCTGTCGTGGAACGCGCCCCGCTACACCGGCGGTGTGTCGATCATCGGCTACCGCATCGAGACCTCCGACGACGGGGGCGCGACCTGGAATCTCCTCCGCCGCAACACCAACTCGACGGCGACGACGTTCTCCGACGTGAATCTCCGGCCCGCCACCACGCGGCACTACCGGGTGGCGGCGGTCAACCTCGCGGGGCCGGGGTCGTGGTCGAACACGGCGCGGGCGACCACTGACGCGACCCTGCCGTCGGTGCCGCGACGTCTCAGCGCCGAGGCGGTCGGCACCTCGCAGATCACCCTCTCCTGGCAGGCGCCCTCGGACGACGGGGGCGCGCGCATCACCGGCTACCGCATCGAGGTGTCGGCCGACGGAGGCAGGAGCTGGGAGGACCTGGTGGGCAACACGCGCACCACGGCCACCGTCTACACACACAGCGGGCTGGAGCCGGCCTCGACACGCCACTACCGCGTCTCGGCGGTCAACCGGATCGGTGTGGGCGATGCGTCGCGGGTCGCGGGCTCCACCACCGACGCCACCGTGCCCGACGCGCCCACCGGGCTGGCTGCCAATGACGTCACGCCCACGCAGATCGACCTGTTCTGGATCGCGCCCGCCTACAACGGCGGCGCGCGCATCACCGGCTACCGCATCGAGGTGTCGGAGGACGCCGCCGTGTGGGCGGACCTGGTGACCAACACGGAGTCAACGGTCACCGCCTTCTCCCATACCGGCCTGCTGCCAGGGAGCACGCGCCACTACCGCGTCTCGGCGATCAACCGGGCAGGTACCGGCGCGGCGTCGGCGAACGCCTCGGCGGCCACGGACGACCCCGTGCAGCGCGCGGGACGACTCAACACGCGCGTCCTGCCGCACGTGGCGGCCGCGATGACGTCGAGCACCGTCTCGGCGATCGCAGGCCGCGTCGACGCCGTGGCCAGGGGGATGGGCATGGAGCGGCGCGTCGAGACGAACGGGCTGTCGTCCATGGCCGCGAGCCTGTCCGCGCCGGGTGGCGGCGGGATCGGGCTCGCACAGGGCGACCAGGCCGGCTTGGCCGCCCTCTTCGGCGGCACCTCCTTTACGATGCCCTTCCGCGCCTCCGACGCGCAGCCGCAGTCCGCCACGGGTACGCAGCTGGCAAGCTGGGGCGCGGGCGAGTACCACTACCTCGGCGAGCCCGGCGCGAGCGGCGTCGACTGGAAGGGCAACATGGTGAGCGCCCACGTCGGCGTGGACCTGCGCGTGGGGCCGGACATCCTGGCGGGTGTCGCGGGCTCGTATTCCTCGGGCTCCTTCGACTTTACCGACAGGACGGGCGCGCGCCCGGTGACCGGCACCTACGGCACCACGATGGCCAGCGTGCATCCCTACGTGGCGTGGTTCTCCGACGCGCCCGGCACCTCGGTGTGGGGCTCGGCCGGGTTCGGCCGGGGCGACGTGGAGGTCGATGACGTGCGTGAAGGACTCCGCACCAGTCCGGCCAGCATGTTGACCGGGGCGGGAGGCACCAGCTACCAACTGCTCACGAGGGGCTCGGGCGGCGTCCGCCTCAAGGCCGAGGGCTGGGCCGGCCAGGTCATGGTCGACGGCACCGAGCAGATCGAAGAAGTCACGCTGAGCATGCAGCGCGGCAAGCTCGCCCTGGAGCTGACGCAGGCCTTCCGCGCCAGTGAGGGCCAGGAGATGGCGTTCGTGCTCGAGGGCGGGATGCGCTACGACAACGGCGACGGCGTGAACGGTGCCAGCGCGGAAGTCGGCGGCGGTCTGCGCTACACCAACTCAGGTTTCGGGCTGACCGCGGAGGGCCGCGGCCGGTTCGTGATCTCGGCGCGCGACGGCTACGAGGAATGGGGCCTGGGTGGCACGCTGATGTTCGATCCGGCGGCCCGGGGCGAGGGGCTCTCGATCCGGGTGGCGCCGTCGTACGGCGACCAGACGAGCGGGGTGAACCAGCTCTGGGAGCGCGGGGTGTACGACGCGGTGGGCGGCCACGATCTGGGCATGAGTCCCAACGTGGACGGTGAGGTGGCCTACGGCCTCGCCGACTTCCACGGCACGCCCTACGGCGGCTTCCACCTGGCCGAGAGCGGCATGCGCGCCTTCTCGAGCGGCGTGCGCTACGACCTGGGCGCGGATGTCGGGCTGCGGCTCGAAGGCACGCGGCGCGAGAGCGGGCTCGGCGGAGCGCAGCACACGGTGGGCGTCCGGGGGAGGATCCGGTTCCGGTAG
- a CDS encoding carboxypeptidase regulatory-like domain-containing protein — translation MNRLKLLATATLMALTFTACDEGTPPPVEPPPPPTPVGTISGTVTIEGTAASGITATLSSGATTTTGSGGSFAFSGVEAGTYTVTISGFPEDATFAQVTQSATIASDGQNVQLNFAGEYIRSSAVVGNVVAADAMMSGGDGQPETLVGVTVTLGGEHAMGETMETAEDGGFAFTGLRAGTYTVTISDFPEDVSFETVSVEVEVEVGEVGSADFTGHFIRTSAVEGQVVIEGEGLAGVTVTLSGGPADESYTAMTDADGMYRFEELRPGDYTVSISDFDTRDYEFAATSQDVSVDLDETGTVSFTGVLLRTSGISGRVSVEGMGLGDIAVTLSGAADASTTTDAGGQYAFAGLAAGDYTVSIAVDDPAYVFDSMSMDRTVGDDESAIVNFEGAHARTASVSGMVFLDEATKNNMYDEGEHPLAHAGIPVALVGPGVNEQRLGATDATGAFSFTELQAGPYQLVVLINATVAAALAANDVAYGGAGEGYAIALGVGEAAAQNIPFDITHTTVNFTVSLKHGDDMGAAVPGATVTLYSGDNKVGSGDTGDDGSVMIKVARAGTSGNMVMAGVAADGYDVADGMTEVSWDPQMFGTAAGNSNDIVNLNVDATVSGATITTDYGGGEALAGWAIGVMHGEDAVEGAPEMLDDDGNAALMTTVAKDDLPATFAFAVADDQDDRMDGGESYEGSAVEYTHTGLALAGTMDAGTIEVAYSTQTLKVYVHHERDQVMGYTGNLLGGDVRDEGMVSVGIRYVDDSGRSRAFTSADKVKSNSSGGVHTFTNVPADKNVIVQASKTDAASSIKLLEPDELAAYTGMDVNGITGGAFGAMGGFNHTVELCPLQATTPQDHGECASFAYVTTHTVSGLVWKMGVSKSGDDFEEKDPVFVPGQTVSLSPVEGKNLAGEEESFTTTEKDDRKDKTKGADPTHAFSFSGVASGAYELNVPDGWRAKMGDKGATADVGDALSPLDGPVSLDVTPATATVYGRVDGGDGFPLEGVTVDVNGRTAMTDASGRYIVDGVSAVRGKVFVSAAKEGQNATKPDSTGVEFGANTVSRFDIDLSAVGQTASISGTVRASGTAAPVAGAEVTVTGSKVTNLDKNGKLLTDAEGSYTAIVEAVELGGTVSVSVSKKGMSFAPASIGGLPAHANSAISGIDFTGFVHATITGVVVAPGGGPLSGVALSATSTTDTTLVVHDTTGVTGRFSLSVPYGGYTVAASLDNHVFGDPSASSTGWTVPTAPGQTVDIGRIQAMTAMARNVSAMRETDTTTVAGVSTYNGTVTVRWIDSADDVPVGYSDAVYSLETNTGTDGAWEAADGGALAGGDTTGLGRFTAGADDDGEFMVRVVATAQNDTDVDPQHTDPLVLNSGPFTLAAVDPSVSGVAAALDVTADTTVADTFTVTWDATTNDRSEFRITVQLAPASLNGQTFWFVAEGGAPAALTSSTREWELEIAGGTAPAGNVAWDVAVTGGAADVPITAAELRAATMVRVESRQGATGDWMSVAASVTGGS, via the coding sequence ATGAACCGACTCAAACTCCTTGCCACAGCAACGCTGATGGCCCTGACCTTCACCGCCTGCGACGAGGGCACTCCGCCGCCTGTGGAGCCGCCCCCGCCGCCGACTCCCGTGGGAACGATCTCCGGGACGGTGACGATCGAAGGGACGGCCGCCAGCGGCATCACCGCCACTCTGTCGTCGGGTGCGACCACGACGACGGGGTCGGGTGGCAGCTTCGCCTTCTCGGGCGTCGAGGCCGGGACCTACACGGTCACCATCAGCGGCTTCCCCGAGGACGCGACGTTCGCCCAGGTGACGCAGTCCGCGACCATCGCGAGCGATGGTCAGAACGTGCAACTCAACTTCGCCGGTGAGTACATCCGCTCCTCGGCGGTGGTCGGCAACGTGGTTGCGGCCGACGCGATGATGAGCGGCGGCGACGGCCAGCCCGAAACGCTGGTCGGCGTAACGGTCACGCTCGGCGGCGAGCACGCCATGGGCGAGACGATGGAGACCGCCGAGGACGGCGGCTTCGCCTTCACCGGGCTCCGCGCGGGCACCTACACGGTCACGATCAGCGACTTCCCGGAGGATGTCTCCTTCGAGACGGTGAGCGTCGAGGTCGAGGTCGAGGTGGGCGAGGTCGGCAGCGCCGACTTCACGGGCCACTTCATCCGCACCTCCGCGGTCGAGGGCCAGGTGGTCATCGAAGGCGAGGGCCTTGCCGGGGTGACGGTCACCCTGTCGGGCGGCCCGGCCGACGAGAGCTACACCGCGATGACCGACGCCGACGGCATGTACCGGTTCGAGGAACTGCGTCCCGGCGACTACACGGTCAGCATCTCCGACTTCGACACCCGCGACTACGAGTTCGCCGCCACGTCGCAGGACGTGAGCGTGGATCTCGACGAGACGGGAACGGTGTCGTTCACGGGCGTCCTGCTCCGCACCTCCGGCATCAGCGGCCGGGTGAGCGTCGAGGGCATGGGCCTCGGCGACATCGCGGTCACGCTGTCGGGCGCGGCCGACGCGAGCACGACCACCGACGCGGGCGGCCAGTACGCCTTCGCGGGTCTGGCGGCGGGCGACTACACGGTCTCGATCGCGGTCGACGACCCCGCCTACGTGTTCGACTCGATGAGCATGGACCGGACGGTCGGCGACGACGAGTCGGCGATCGTGAACTTCGAGGGCGCGCACGCGCGCACCGCGAGCGTCTCGGGGATGGTGTTCCTCGACGAGGCGACGAAGAACAACATGTACGACGAGGGCGAGCATCCGCTGGCGCACGCCGGCATTCCGGTTGCACTGGTGGGCCCGGGCGTCAACGAGCAGCGGCTGGGCGCGACCGACGCGACCGGCGCGTTCTCGTTCACGGAGCTGCAGGCCGGCCCGTACCAGCTCGTCGTGCTCATCAACGCCACGGTCGCGGCAGCGCTCGCGGCCAACGACGTGGCGTACGGCGGAGCCGGGGAAGGCTACGCGATCGCGCTCGGCGTCGGCGAGGCCGCAGCGCAGAACATCCCGTTCGACATCACGCACACGACCGTGAACTTCACGGTGTCGCTGAAGCACGGCGACGACATGGGTGCGGCAGTTCCCGGCGCCACGGTCACGCTCTACTCGGGTGACAACAAGGTCGGCAGCGGCGACACCGGCGACGACGGCTCGGTGATGATCAAGGTCGCGCGTGCCGGCACCAGCGGGAACATGGTGATGGCAGGCGTCGCCGCAGACGGCTACGACGTGGCCGACGGCATGACCGAAGTGTCCTGGGATCCGCAGATGTTCGGGACCGCGGCCGGGAACTCCAACGACATCGTCAACCTGAACGTCGACGCGACCGTGAGCGGCGCCACGATCACCACCGACTATGGTGGCGGCGAAGCGCTCGCCGGGTGGGCGATCGGCGTCATGCACGGCGAAGACGCGGTCGAAGGCGCGCCCGAGATGCTGGACGACGACGGCAACGCGGCGCTCATGACCACCGTGGCCAAGGACGACCTGCCCGCGACCTTCGCCTTCGCGGTCGCCGACGACCAGGACGACAGGATGGACGGCGGCGAGAGCTACGAGGGCAGCGCGGTGGAGTACACGCATACCGGTCTCGCGCTGGCGGGCACGATGGACGCCGGCACGATCGAGGTTGCCTACTCGACCCAGACCCTCAAGGTCTACGTGCACCACGAGCGCGACCAGGTGATGGGCTACACCGGCAACCTCCTGGGCGGCGACGTGAGAGACGAGGGCATGGTCTCCGTCGGCATCCGCTACGTCGACGACAGCGGACGCTCCCGTGCGTTCACCTCGGCGGACAAGGTCAAGAGCAACAGCAGCGGTGGCGTGCACACCTTCACCAACGTGCCGGCCGACAAGAACGTCATCGTCCAGGCGAGCAAGACCGACGCCGCCTCGAGCATCAAGCTCCTCGAGCCCGATGAGCTCGCGGCATACACGGGCATGGATGTCAACGGCATCACGGGCGGCGCCTTCGGTGCGATGGGCGGTTTCAACCACACGGTCGAGCTCTGCCCGCTACAGGCCACCACGCCTCAGGACCACGGCGAGTGCGCATCGTTCGCCTACGTGACCACCCACACCGTGAGCGGGCTGGTGTGGAAGATGGGTGTCTCCAAGAGCGGTGACGACTTCGAAGAGAAGGATCCTGTGTTCGTACCCGGTCAGACGGTCAGCCTGTCACCGGTCGAAGGCAAGAACCTCGCGGGGGAGGAAGAGTCCTTCACCACCACGGAGAAGGACGATCGCAAGGACAAGACCAAGGGCGCCGACCCGACCCACGCATTCAGCTTCAGCGGTGTCGCCTCGGGCGCCTACGAACTCAACGTTCCGGACGGATGGCGCGCGAAGATGGGCGACAAGGGCGCCACCGCCGACGTCGGCGACGCGCTCAGCCCGCTCGATGGCCCGGTCTCGCTCGACGTCACGCCGGCGACGGCTACCGTCTACGGCCGTGTCGACGGTGGTGACGGCTTCCCGCTCGAAGGCGTAACCGTGGACGTGAACGGACGGACGGCCATGACCGACGCCAGCGGCCGCTACATCGTGGACGGTGTCAGCGCGGTGCGGGGCAAGGTCTTCGTTTCGGCCGCCAAGGAGGGGCAGAACGCCACCAAGCCGGACTCCACCGGCGTCGAATTCGGCGCGAACACGGTGAGCAGGTTCGACATCGACCTGTCGGCCGTGGGGCAGACCGCCTCGATCAGCGGCACGGTCAGGGCGTCCGGCACCGCCGCACCGGTTGCCGGTGCAGAGGTCACGGTGACCGGCTCGAAGGTGACCAACCTCGACAAGAACGGTAAGCTCCTGACGGACGCCGAAGGCAGCTACACGGCGATCGTCGAGGCTGTCGAACTGGGCGGAACGGTCTCGGTGTCCGTCTCCAAGAAGGGCATGAGCTTCGCGCCTGCGTCGATCGGTGGTCTTCCCGCGCACGCCAATTCGGCCATCTCGGGAATCGACTTCACCGGCTTCGTGCACGCCACGATCACCGGTGTAGTGGTTGCTCCGGGCGGTGGCCCGTTGAGCGGCGTGGCGCTTTCGGCGACGTCGACGACCGACACCACCCTGGTCGTGCACGACACCACGGGTGTGACTGGCCGGTTCTCGCTCAGCGTGCCGTACGGCGGCTACACCGTCGCGGCGTCGTTGGACAACCACGTCTTCGGCGACCCCTCGGCGTCGTCGACCGGCTGGACGGTGCCCACGGCTCCGGGCCAGACCGTGGACATTGGCCGCATCCAGGCGATGACGGCGATGGCCAGAAACGTCAGTGCGATGCGCGAGACGGATACGACGACGGTGGCGGGAGTCTCGACCTACAACGGCACCGTAACGGTGAGGTGGATCGACAGCGCTGACGATGTGCCCGTCGGGTACAGCGACGCCGTCTACAGCCTCGAGACCAACACCGGCACTGACGGTGCCTGGGAGGCCGCTGATGGCGGCGCGCTCGCCGGCGGAGATACGACCGGACTCGGCAGATTCACTGCCGGCGCCGACGACGACGGCGAGTTCATGGTTCGGGTCGTAGCCACGGCTCAGAACGACACCGACGTGGATCCGCAGCACACCGATCCCCTGGTGCTCAACTCCGGTCCGTTTACGCTTGCGGCGGTCGATCCGTCAGTCAGCGGTGTCGCGGCTGCACTTGATGTGACTGCCGATACCACCGTTGCCGACACGTTCACCGTCACCTGGGACGCGACGACGAACGACCGTTCGGAGTTCCGGATCACCGTCCAGCTGGCTCCGGCCTCGCTGAATGGGCAGACGTTCTGGTTCGTCGCTGAGGGCGGCGCTCCCGCCGCGCTTACCAGCTCTACCAGGGAGTGGGAATTGGAGATCGCCGGTGGAACTGCGCCCGCGGGCAACGTTGCGTGGGACGTTGCGGTCACGGGCGGTGCGGCAGACGTCCCCATCACCGCGGCCGAACTCAGGGCAGCCACCATGGTCCGAGTCGAGTCGAGACAAGGCGCGACCGGCGATTGGATGAGCGTCGCAGCCTCTGTCACCGGTGGAAGCTAG
- a CDS encoding helix-turn-helix transcriptional regulator, with protein sequence MNPPDLFERVVVSLQEAALGKARWSEAALLINEISGTRGGALAFADGRAQADAHFLFMQLCHDGERREDLEREYFREYWERDESIPRIGRLADGVLVPTAELYTDREKKKSPAYTEARRRTGMQNGLNVRLDGPGGSNIVLSLADSREPGGWSSAQLAVVRRLLPHVRQFVRVRKTLTDAGALGRSLFALLDESRCSVIQLDRNARIIAANDRACRLLRETRELSDREGFLSATTPRDNGELQQLLAQALPRLGGPGSSGSMTIRRSSSRTNLVVHVTPVAVRQRDFRAGHVAALVLVVDPERRPSIDVRLVQAALDLTPAESRLAVMVAAGQHARDIAARTGRSEGTVRWHIQNIFRKQGISGQADLVRRVLSLEGFPDFSP encoded by the coding sequence ATGAACCCACCGGATCTGTTCGAGCGCGTCGTGGTGTCGCTGCAGGAGGCGGCGCTCGGCAAGGCGCGCTGGTCGGAGGCGGCGTTGCTGATCAACGAGATCAGCGGGACGAGGGGTGGCGCCCTGGCGTTTGCCGACGGCCGCGCCCAGGCTGATGCACACTTCCTGTTCATGCAGCTGTGCCACGACGGCGAACGCCGCGAGGACCTCGAGAGGGAGTACTTCAGGGAGTATTGGGAACGCGACGAGAGCATTCCCCGCATCGGCCGTCTGGCGGACGGAGTGCTGGTGCCCACCGCCGAACTGTACACGGACCGGGAGAAGAAGAAGTCGCCGGCGTACACCGAGGCGAGGCGCAGGACCGGGATGCAGAACGGCCTCAACGTGCGGTTGGATGGACCGGGCGGATCGAACATCGTCCTGAGTCTCGCGGACTCCCGGGAACCGGGAGGCTGGAGTTCGGCTCAGCTGGCCGTGGTCCGGCGCCTGCTCCCGCACGTGCGGCAGTTCGTGCGAGTTCGCAAGACGCTGACCGATGCCGGAGCGCTGGGACGCTCGCTCTTCGCGTTGCTCGACGAGAGCCGCTGCAGCGTCATCCAGCTCGACCGGAACGCGCGAATCATTGCGGCGAACGACCGGGCCTGCCGCTTGCTGCGAGAGACAAGAGAACTGTCGGACCGGGAAGGGTTCCTGAGCGCCACTACGCCTCGCGACAACGGCGAGTTGCAGCAATTGCTGGCTCAGGCGCTGCCGCGGCTCGGCGGCCCGGGATCGTCCGGGTCAATGACCATCAGGCGTTCGTCATCCCGCACCAACCTGGTCGTGCACGTCACCCCCGTGGCGGTGCGCCAGCGGGACTTCCGCGCCGGGCACGTCGCCGCGCTCGTCCTGGTCGTCGACCCGGAACGTCGGCCCAGCATCGACGTCCGCCTTGTGCAAGCCGCGCTCGACCTGACCCCGGCCGAGAGCCGGCTGGCGGTCATGGTGGCCGCCGGGCAACACGCACGTGACATAGCCGCGCGCACGGGACGCAGCGAAGGCACGGTGCGCTGGCACATACAGAACATCTTCCGCAAACAGGGCATCTCGGGTCAGGCGGATCTTGTGCGGCGGGTGTTGTCGCTGGAGGGCTTTCCGGACTTCAGCCCCTGA